In one Amyelois transitella isolate CPQ chromosome 22, ilAmyTran1.1, whole genome shotgun sequence genomic region, the following are encoded:
- the LOC106133248 gene encoding nucleoside diphosphate phosphatase ENTPD5 isoform X3 translates to MNSTAMHVIGSMMLTGMFAGQSQWLDGIAKSLGYESEHHYAVIIDAGSSGSRVLAYKFRVPFTVFGQGNLDLVEEYFEQSKPGLSSFADNPEQGADTIVQLIKKAEFLIPAEKRKVTPLIVRATAGLRLLPEDKAQGLLDQVYKAISKLGFDVASNGVAIMEGSDEGIFIWYTLNLLHNLMGGQTMAALDLGGGSTQITYQLDESDKDSYPAGDQYIVPAGDNITLYTHSYLKLGLLAARYGIFQLEAGDNSNTTEFVSVCLEPILTKEPWTYANKQYYVSGARRSEGMKREAAMARCYEVVKRYVKRTLDWEPKQAPKGAVAAMSYFYDVAADAGLIDVMKGGTVSVSKYRAAALRACSDSNVEQPWACADLVYVLTLLRDLYRIQDDEPVSVSCYSRIVLRLQRGAAVGLRRPRVRAYAAAGPLPDPGRRAGLGELL, encoded by the exons atGAATTCCACCGCAATGCACGTGATTGGCTCGATGATGTTGACAG GCATGTTCGCCGGTCAATCCCAATGGCTGGACGGCATAGCCAAAAGTCTGGGCTACGAGAGCGAACACCACTACGCCGTGATCATCGACGCTGGCTCCTCGGGATCCAGGGTCCTGGCGTATAAGTTTAGGGTACCGTTTAcag tatTCGGCCAAGGTAACTTGGATCTAGTAGAAGAATATTTTGAGCAATCCAAGCCGGGCCTGTCTTCTTTTGCGGACAATCCAGAACAg GGTGCCGACACGATAGTACAACTAATTAAAAAGGCTGAGTTTCTCATACCCGCGGAGAAGCGTAAGGTGACTCCGCTAATAGTCCGCGCTACAGCCGGACTTAGGTTACTGCCAGAGGATAAAGCCCAAGGTCTTCTTGACCAAGTATACAAGGCTATATCCAA GCTTGGTTTTGACGTGGCAAGCAACGGCGTCGCCATTATGGAAGGCTCAGACGAGGGCATCTTCATTTGGTACACACTTAATTTGTTGCACA ACCTGATGGGCGGTCAAACTATGGCCGCGTTGGATCTCGGCGGTGGATCGACACAGATAACTTACCAACTGGACGAGAGCGATAAAGATTCGTATCCGGCCGGCGATCAGTACATCGTGCCTGCCGGGGACAATATAACGCTATATACACACAG TTACCTGAAACTCGGCCTCCTGGCGGCTCGCTACGGCATCTTTCAGCTGGAGGCGGGCGACAACAGCAACACGACGGAGTTCGTGTCCGTCTGTCTCGAGCCCATACTGACCAAGGAGCCGTGGACGTACGCCAACAAACAGTATTATGTCAG TGGAGCCCGCCGCAGTGAAGGTATGAAGCGAGAGGCGGCCATGGCACGTTGTTACGAAGTGGTGAAGCGTTACGTCAAGAGAACTTTGGATTGGGAACCTAAACAGGCGCCTAAGGGTGCTGTGGCAGCTATGTCCTACTTCTACGATGTGGCTGCCGATGCCGGATTGATTG ACGTAATGAAAGGCGGCACGGTTTCGGTGAGCAAGTACCGGGCGGCCGCGCTGCGCGCGTGCTCCGACTCCAACGTGGAGCAGCCGTGGGCCTGCGCCGACCTCGTGTACGTGCTTACGCTGCTGCGGGACCTCTACCGGATCCAGGACGACGAGCCGGTCTCGGTGAGTTGTTATAGTCGGATCGTGCTCCGACTCCAACGTGGAGCAGCCGTGGGCCTGCGCCGACCTCGTGTACGTGCTTACGCTGCTGCGGGACCTCTACCGGATCCAGGACGACGAGCCGGTCTCGGTGAGTTGTTATAG
- the LOC106133248 gene encoding nucleoside diphosphate phosphatase ENTPD5 isoform X4: protein MFAGQSQWLDGIAKSLGYESEHHYAVIIDAGSSGSRVLAYKFRVPFTVFGQGNLDLVEEYFEQSKPGLSSFADNPEQGADTIVQLIKKAEFLIPAEKRKVTPLIVRATAGLRLLPEDKAQGLLDQVYKAISKLGFDVASNGVAIMEGSDEGIFIWYTLNLLHNLMGGQTMAALDLGGGSTQITYQLDESDKDSYPAGDQYIVPAGDNITLYTHSYLKLGLLAARYGIFQLEAGDNSNTTEFVSVCLEPILTKEPWTYANKQYYVSGARRSEGMKREAAMARCYEVVKRYVKRTLDWEPKQAPKGAVAAMSYFYDVAADAGLIDVMKGGTVSVSKYRAAALRACSDSNVEQPWACADLVYVLTLLRDLYRIQDDEPVSVSCYSRIVLRLQRGAAVGLRRPRVRAYAAAGPLPDPGRRAGLGELL, encoded by the exons ATGTTCGCCGGTCAATCCCAATGGCTGGACGGCATAGCCAAAAGTCTGGGCTACGAGAGCGAACACCACTACGCCGTGATCATCGACGCTGGCTCCTCGGGATCCAGGGTCCTGGCGTATAAGTTTAGGGTACCGTTTAcag tatTCGGCCAAGGTAACTTGGATCTAGTAGAAGAATATTTTGAGCAATCCAAGCCGGGCCTGTCTTCTTTTGCGGACAATCCAGAACAg GGTGCCGACACGATAGTACAACTAATTAAAAAGGCTGAGTTTCTCATACCCGCGGAGAAGCGTAAGGTGACTCCGCTAATAGTCCGCGCTACAGCCGGACTTAGGTTACTGCCAGAGGATAAAGCCCAAGGTCTTCTTGACCAAGTATACAAGGCTATATCCAA GCTTGGTTTTGACGTGGCAAGCAACGGCGTCGCCATTATGGAAGGCTCAGACGAGGGCATCTTCATTTGGTACACACTTAATTTGTTGCACA ACCTGATGGGCGGTCAAACTATGGCCGCGTTGGATCTCGGCGGTGGATCGACACAGATAACTTACCAACTGGACGAGAGCGATAAAGATTCGTATCCGGCCGGCGATCAGTACATCGTGCCTGCCGGGGACAATATAACGCTATATACACACAG TTACCTGAAACTCGGCCTCCTGGCGGCTCGCTACGGCATCTTTCAGCTGGAGGCGGGCGACAACAGCAACACGACGGAGTTCGTGTCCGTCTGTCTCGAGCCCATACTGACCAAGGAGCCGTGGACGTACGCCAACAAACAGTATTATGTCAG TGGAGCCCGCCGCAGTGAAGGTATGAAGCGAGAGGCGGCCATGGCACGTTGTTACGAAGTGGTGAAGCGTTACGTCAAGAGAACTTTGGATTGGGAACCTAAACAGGCGCCTAAGGGTGCTGTGGCAGCTATGTCCTACTTCTACGATGTGGCTGCCGATGCCGGATTGATTG ACGTAATGAAAGGCGGCACGGTTTCGGTGAGCAAGTACCGGGCGGCCGCGCTGCGCGCGTGCTCCGACTCCAACGTGGAGCAGCCGTGGGCCTGCGCCGACCTCGTGTACGTGCTTACGCTGCTGCGGGACCTCTACCGGATCCAGGACGACGAGCCGGTCTCGGTGAGTTGTTATAGTCGGATCGTGCTCCGACTCCAACGTGGAGCAGCCGTGGGCCTGCGCCGACCTCGTGTACGTGCTTACGCTGCTGCGGGACCTCTACCGGATCCAGGACGACGAGCCGGTCTCGGTGAGTTGTTATAG